A genomic window from Osmia bicornis bicornis chromosome 6, iOsmBic2.1, whole genome shotgun sequence includes:
- the LOC114879642 gene encoding pentatricopeptide repeat-containing protein 1, mitochondrial: MLWMLQKYNYSGCTNIDNNYLYAVLCYKMKPFNISDINLLHFTNCNRKLCTKSLPKDGDVFGNISHEKYEKVPMDEDEEKEENFSKRTKIPRIERLSYTDYCKLIKSYIDLKNVNAALSVLDLMKENGDKPNVFIYRLLLSAFALQGDVKQCFKLFKKIKDSGLVPSPMVYTSLIQACANTTDSNIAVERLDYLRRYVLERKLTLNVVHYCALIRAYGRHNKVLTAFQIADEARDNGIISNSIATYLFHATIGDKESGLKYALGLWHKMKKDKMKFNILHYNLLLRAIRDSKFGDLKVNDTLVLESPETQIQFKNVERSDLLDSPPVLSASLLKMLTESKHIVANAHTSEIDVIVNNNKLLLQNLDDALDSKRLVLFGGVEKFINGMKNHGVYPDRKTITLLLDLLPPTITAEEYFLKYLKNNNINVDITFFNMLIKRRCLRRNYMDAKAILNTIQSYHFTANIVTFGVLAIGCRKLEDGKELLEQMDNIGFAPNYTILETLLHNACVNKRFSYVLYLMKYILTTEIKPSKNMLQFLKNFDEIILKEIENKRNYTNKRIYFTEADYNQFKIYYENWKEKLGINTDY; this comes from the exons ATGTTATGGatgttacaaaaatataattacagtGGCTGTACAAATATTGATAACAATTACTTGTACGCAGTGTTGTGTTATAAAATGAAACCATTTAATATAAGTGATATAAATCTTCTGCATTTTACAAATTGTAATAGAAAACTTTGTACCAAATCTTTGCCAAAGGATGGTGATGTTTTTGGAAACATTTCacatgaaaaatatgaaaaagttCCAATGGATGAAGatgaggaaaaagaagaaaatttttcaaaacgtACTAAAATTCCTAGAATAGAAAGATTAAGTTACACAGATTACTGTAAACTTATTAAATCATATATAGATTTAAAGAATGTAAATGCAGCATTAAGTGTATTAGatttaatgaaagaaaatggtGATAAGCCAAATGTCTTCATATATAGACTTTTACTTTCTGCATTTGCGTTACAAGGAGATGTAAAGcaatgttttaaattattcaagaaaataaaagacaGTGGTTTAGTTCCTTCACCAATGGTATATACTTCTTTAATTCAAGCTTGTGCTAACACAACAGATTCAAACATTGCGGTAGAACGTTTGGACTATTTAAGAAGATACGTTCTTGAGAGAAAATTAACGTTAAATGTAGTGCATTACTGTGCTCTTATCAGAGCTTATGGTCGGCATAACAAAGTTTTAACTGCCTTTCAAATAGCAGATGAAGCAAGGGATAATGGTATCATTTCAAATAGTATAGCCACTTATTTGTTTCACGCGACAATTGGTGATAAGGAATCTGGATTAAAATATGCTTTGGGTTTGTGGcacaaaatgaagaaagataaaatgaaatttaacatattaCACTATAATCTCCTTTTGAGAGCAATTAGAGATTCAAAGTTTGGGGATTTGAAAGTAAATGATACTTTAGTATTAGAATCACCCGAAACTCAAATTCAATTTAAGAATGTAGAAAGATCAGATTTATTAGATTCTCCACCAGTGTTGAGTGCTTCGCTCCTTAAAATGCTTACAGAATCTAAACATATTGTGGCAAATGCTCATACTTCAGAAATAGATGTAATAGTTAATAATAACAAGTTATTGTTACAAAATCTGGACGACGCGTTGGATTCAAAACGATTAGTTTTATTTGGTGgagttgaaaaatttataaatggaATGAAAAATCATGGTGTATACCCTGATAGAAAAACAATCACATTACTTTTAGATTTACTTCCGCCCACAATAACGGcagaagaatattttcttaagtacctaaaaaataataatataaatgtagatattacattttttaacatGCTTATTAAAAGGAGATGTTTAAGAAGAAATTATATGGATGCCAAA GCTATTCTTAATACGATACAAAGTTATCATTTTACAGCCAATATCGTAACATTTGGAGTATTGGCTATTGGATGTAGAAAGCTTGAAGATGGTAAAGAACTTTTAGAACAAATGGATAATATTGGTTTTGCACCGAATTACACAATTTTAGAAACATTGTTACACAATGCGTGTGTTAATAAAAGGTTTTcttatgtattatatttgaTGAAGTATATATTGACAACTGAAATTAAACCATCAAAAAATatgttacaatttttaaaaaattttgatgaaataatattaaaagaaatagaaaataag CGTAACTACactaataaaagaatatatttCACCGAAGCAGATTATAAccaatttaaaatatattacgAAAATTGGAAAGAAAAGCTAGGAATAAATACAGATTATTGA
- the LOC114879641 gene encoding LOW QUALITY PROTEIN: protein virilizer (The sequence of the model RefSeq protein was modified relative to this genomic sequence to represent the inferred CDS: inserted 16 bases in 14 codons; deleted 6 bases in 6 codons; substituted 2 bases at 2 genomic stop codons), with protein MDNTELLFFDTFXHDISEELNXDLVQFPKPVYISEVRIXPLGARVQADFPGGVRLGATNPSQFEIEFFVNDLSKPGASTFESLGELEYKQNIHIQLECERKQIPTDGLVLRGWYTTITLAVYGTLTKSLNNPQEIISSAAGSAACVTGLEEVVENTIQISEQQSEWYYENQAQSNSNETCVAATPPAPIQPIQIVESSRNSTSDTGKTDVGHWEEDVTNITLKSTKRPSSPPSESLVSLSPESISAEEEEGEQDGGEQETGEPFEPILSDEDIMTDDIPAAAEYECDNAQLNDIYSLNPPDLLELLDEQSLNIVEECHISKEMLDKIHEILQSLSKSVLHFNNASGQXKETFVHNCESLCAILSPFHXEHTDFSDLSNIVNAGLDXDLARAQPQPAYKVRHVKXGVRLAETLCKLPQGPXILLKVDAPYKLLALCMRENVALPVKLSALRTLDAALISPIIVQEFLKXKHNLYKNALMMLDTXKISKIKICLKSLLRKVHTYEFLVRVERLDELAITELTNTYMCTNINAQPKRQLPAGAQMEFEREHNRNPRCHLIGYFEHHKLLYHILFVLTSPNQIXIXLKLLVVFLLRVSDTKEGLLYLLKEPEVTKLILKALKYELPEQVVLAWRLQVVHXLLRLKYQPTDWISLNKLHSVLIFXEGLQAIITVLSTGEFIDILIPYLSDPNLCEFSAEIVSATIRYSDRVEVFQNRAAIILEKSRVQAVLKDVTSYXTVAAQPSHWNYGDVSPLVTCIRKNADKAASLPGQLITACRILYYLVFPSTNDIDPIEPYIELKYRNALTSLFAADGLTALIAVMANISEFYEQPFLHRAALTGRRGLALVALLLPCIRLTRALLERLVKCMATDFKDLTAVVPLLGVYSLVEAIPPIRIVQTLSEEIVGTLLVFTQAVDSDGSGNVAKSLWTQMLGEVLKMVSLSPCNFIPGLKLLTRLLPPILTLKETMTEDXARVLGLRKLWSAHLQAQASNLTETLRLLCASWNKDLLVLLVKVCKQLSDLAAPTALLVGRCLLDGIIAATPLETNVLILALLSELARHAPMKATLLTLTSPASRAQVKSDQKYPPVIEMMCIALKNTNDIRMQYEILDIFETLCDCTLSLMQEDTNEPFEKRLTHSVPSKEPLLFILAALIDILASSTKFETEILQSTLRILLSLISHNYGLYHVKSCLENNPDALRSLLEHISVLEDPEAQSVVDLTILFLENLIASESQGRSLYLRVQQLASLILWDKNEHPLEKIKSAQELVEIFKSAEDKEEKEPIPEMLEPLLPTPEALLNQFSQRCLGTPDLTSKRPKKFTFASANQASNENTVDLLALAAELLPADFNLLIEAQNLCSKTPPDDATQPLQSKTQTDDQETRDVQKQSSPVSKIKQPFVTPMRGRTQFTSSLRGGPVVGSVGRGADPFRSRPPNTSRPPSLHVDDFVALETCGAQPTGPTGYNKLSIRGTCPSRAISTGTRSRPWTQEPRPPYLR; from the exons aTGGATAACAcagaattgttattttttgacACTT CACATGATATTTCTGAG GAACTCA CTGATTTAGTGCAATTTCCCAAACCTGTGTATATCAGTGAAGTTAGAA ATCCATTAGGTGCTAGAGTACAAGCAGATTTTCCTGGAGGTGTTCGTTTAgg AGCAACAAATCCATCACAATTTGAAATTGAG TTTTTTGTAAATGATTTAAGTAAACCTGGAGCTTCTACGTTTGAATCGCTTGGAGAGTTagaatataaacaaaatattcaTATTCAGTTAGAATGTGAGAGAAAACAAATACCAACGGATGGTTTAGTATTAAGAGGCTGGTATACTACCATTACTTTAGCTGTATACGGAACTTTAACAAAATCTTTGAATAACCCACAAGAAATTATTAGCTCAGCTGCTGGCTCTGCAGCTTGTGTGACTGGGTTGGAGGAAGTCGTAGAAAATACTATTCAAATTTCAGAACAACAGTCCGAATGGTATTATGAAAATCAAGCGCAGTCAAATTCAAAT GAAACATGCGTAGCAGCAACACCCCCCGCT CCTATACAACCAATTCAAATAGTTGAATCATCCAGAAATTCAACATCAGATACTGGAAAAACAGATGTAGGACATTGGGAAGAAGATGTTACAAATATTACTCTAAAATCTACAAAACGTCCTTCTTCACCACCTTCCGAGTCTTTAGTATCGCTAAGTCCTGAATCAATATCGGctgaagaagaggaaggagaacAGGATGGAGGTGAACAAGAGACAGGAGAGCCATTTGAACCCATATTATCCGATGAAGACATAATGACAGATGATATACCAGCTGCTGCCGAATACGAATGTGACAATGCGCAGTTGAATGACATCTACTCCTTAAACCCACCTGATTTATTGGAGTTATTAGATGAACAATCATTGAACATCGTTGAAGAGTGCCATATAAGCAAGGAAATGCTAGATAAGATACACGAGATATTACAGTCATTATCGAAGTCAGTTTTACACTTTAATAATGCATCAGGTC GAAAAGAGACATTCGTTCATAATTGTGAATCTTTATGCGCGATACTTAGTCCTTTTCA TGAACACACAGATTTTAGTGACTTGTCTAATATCGTGAATGCTGGTTTAG AGGATCTTGCTCGTGCTCAACCTCAACCAGCTTATAAAGTTCGCCATGTCA TAGGTGTACGACTAGCCGAAACTTTGTGTAAGCTTCCCCAAGGTC ACATACTTTTAAAAGTAGATGCACCTTACAAATTACTAGCATTGTGCATGCGCGAAAATGTAGCACTTCCTGTGAAACTTTCTGCTCTTCGTACACTAGATGCTGCATTAATAAGCCCTATAATTGTTCAAGAGTTTCTTA TCAAAcataatttatacaaaaatgcTTTAATGATGCTGGACAC CAAAATTAGCAAGATTAAAATATGCCTTAAGTCATTGTTGCGAAAAGTACACACATACGAATTTCTTGTACGAGTTGAAAGACTTGATGAATTAGCCATCACTGAATTAACAAACACATAT ATGTGCACCAACATTAATGCTCAACCAAAACGTCAGCTTCCTGCGGGTGCACAAATGGAATTCGAACGTGAACATAACCGAAATCCTCGATGTCATTTAATAGGATATTTCGAGCATCATAAACTTCTCTATCATATTTTGTTTGTGCTCACTTCTCCAAATcagatttaaatttaattaaagctACTCGTCGTTTTCCTCCTACGTGTTTCAGAC ACAAAAGAAGGTTTATTATATCTGTTAAAGGAACCAGAAGttacgaaa ttaattttgaaagctTTGAAATACGAATTGCCTGAGCAGGTCGTTTTAGCTTGGCGGCTTCAGGTTGTTC ATTTATTACGTTTAAAATATCAACCTACTGATTGGATATCATTAAACAAACTTCATTCTGTTTTAATAT CTGAAGGCTTGCAGGCTATAATAACAGTTCTTTCTACAGGGGAATTCATTGATATTTTGATACCCTATCTTTCTGATCCAAATCTTTGTGAATTCTCTGCGGAAATTGTATCAGCAACAATACGTTATTCTGATCGAGTTGAAGTATTTCAAAATCGCGCTGcaattattttagaaaaatcacGAGTTCAGGCTGTTTTAAAAGATGTTACATCAT TGACTGTAGCAGCGCAACCATCGCATTGGAATTATGGAGATGTTTCTCCGCTTGTTACATGTATCAGAAAAAATGCAGATAAGGCTGCTTCCCTTCCAGGACAGTTAATTACAGCATGTAGAATTTTGTATTATCTTGTTTTTCCTTCGACTAACGACATTGATCCAATCGAACCTTacattgaattaaaatatagaaatgcATTAACCAGTTTATTTGCTGCCGACGGTTTAACAGCTCTTATCGCTGTTATGGcaaatatttcagaattttatgAACAACCATTTTTACACCGTGCAGCTCTAACAGGTCGAAGAGGTTTGGCATTAGTCGCGTTACTTCTTCCCTGTATAAGATTAACAAGAGCATTATTGGAACGTCTTGTAAAATGTATGGCCACAGATTTTAAAGATTTAACAGCTGTAGTTCCATTACTTGGGGTATATTCGTTAGTCGAAGCTATCCCTCCTATTAGAATTGTACAAACTTTATCCGAAGAAATAGTAGGAACACTTTTGGTATTCACGCAGGCTGTAGACTCGGATGGATCAGGAAATGTAGCAAAATCATTATGGACACAAATGTTAGGTGAAGTGCTTAAAATGGTTTCTTTGAGTCCATGTAATTTTATACCTGGCTTA AAACTCCTAACAAGGCTGTTACCACCGATTTTAACTTTGAAAGAAACTATGACCGAAG CCGCCCGAGTCTTAGGGCTTAGAAAGCTGTGGTCTGCTCATTTACAAGCTCAAGCTAGTAATTTAACTGAAACATTGCGATTGCTTTGCGCCAGTTGGAATAAAGATTTATTAGTCCTTCTGGTAAAAGTGTGTAAGCAATTAAGTGATTTAGCAGCACCTACAGCTTTACTCGTAGGAAGATGTTTATTAGATGGTATTATAGCTGCTACTCCTTTAGAAACTAATGTTTTAATTCTTGCGTTACTTAGCGAACTTGCGAGGCATGCACCTATGAAAGCCACTTTGTTAACTTTAACTAGTCCTGCGTCTAGAGCACAAGTGAAATCTGATCAGAAATATCCACCTGTCATTGAAATGATGTGCATAGCacttaaaaatacaaatgatATTAGAATGCAATACGAAATTCTTGATATCTTTGAAACTTTATGTGACTGTACGTTAAGTCTTATGCAAGAAGACACGAATGAACCATTTGAGAAAAGACTTACACATTCGGTACCTAGTAAAGAACCACTTTTGTTCATTCTGGCTGCCCTTATCGATATACTAGCTAGTAGTACGAAATTTGAAACCGAGATATTACAAAGTACACTTCGAATACTTCTCTCTCTTATAAGTCATAATTATGGTTTATACCATGTGAAAAGCTGTTTAGAAAATAATCCTGATGCATTACGATCATTACTAGAGCATATTTCTGTCTTAGAAGATCCAGAAGCTCAATCTGTTGTAGATTTAACTATATTGTTCTTAGAAAATTTAATCGCATCTGAATCGCAAGGAAGATCTTTATATTTACGAGTACAGCAACTAGCATCTTTAATATTATGGGATAAAAATGAACATCCtttggaaaaaataaaaagtgcaCAAGAGCTGGTGGAAATTTTTAAGTCTGCCGAggataaagaagagaaagaaccTATTCCAGAAATGTTGGAACCATTACTGCCCACTCCAGAAGCTCTATTAAATCAATTTTCCCAACGATGCTTAGGAACTCCGGATCTTACTTCGAAACGTCcaaagaaatttacatttgCATCTGCGAATCAAGCCTCAAATGAAAACACAGTGGACTTGTTAGCACTGGCAGCTGAATTACTACCGGCTGACTTTAATTTATTGATAGAAGCTCAAAATTTATGTTCCAAGACACCTCCTGATGATGCTACTCAACCATTGCAATCAAAAACTCAAACCGATGATCAAGAAACTAGAGATGTTCAGAAACAATCATCTCctgtttctaaaataaaacaaccaTTCG tTACACCTATGCGAGGTAGAACACAATTTACCAGTTCTTTAAGAGGCGGTCCGGTGGTGGGAAGCGTAGGTAGAGGAGCAGATCCATTTAGATCAAGACCACCAAACACTTCACGACCACCGTCTCTTCATGTTGATGACTTTGTAGCATTAGAAACATGTGGAGCACAACCAACCGGACCTACGGGTTATAATAAACTTAGTATTCGCGGAACTTGCCCTTCGCGTGCTATCAGTACAGGAACAAGAAGTCGACCTTGGACGCAAGAACCCCGCCCTCCTTATCTtcgttaa